One window of Marinilabiliales bacterium genomic DNA carries:
- a CDS encoding DNA polymerase III subunit alpha encodes MLYTARSYYSLRYGTMPVEKLVEEAGKRNIGALALTDINNSTACFDFTELCIKSNIQPVCGMEFRSGGHYLYTCIAADERGMEEINRHLTRHNLDNNPLSSSAPPFDHVYVLYAPGSVPVSRLRENEYIGIRPWEAGKLWPAEYHKYSSKLLAHCPVAFASAEDYEFHRHLRAIDRNTLLDKLESRHTANRMEYFLSPKELKKIYASNPSLLLNASALLAQCSFSFNKSTPKNKRTFTGSRYDDKLLLEKLALDGLKYRYGNDKKALQRIQGELEVIDRLGFSSYFLITWDIIRYAMYRGFYHVGRGSGGNSIVAYCLRITDIDPVELNLYFERFINPQRTSPPDFDIDFSWKERDEVLDYIFKRYGREHTALLGTINTFRDSSIIRELGKVYGIPKSDIDQLVDRPGDPLLQNDLTKKIFDYGRRIIDFPNYRSIHAGGVLISEEPITCYTALDMPPKGFPTTQWDMYVAEEIGFEKLDILSQRGIAHIGECVDIVRENRNQKIDVHRVNDFKKDPEINERLYRGEAIGCFYIESPAMRGLLKKLRCRDYLRLVAASSIIRPGVAKSGMMKEYIHRFHNPDSFSYLHPVFEQQLGETFGIMVYQEDVIKIAHHFAGLDLADADILRRAMSGKFRSRKEFERIENSFFDNCRERGYPIELTAEVWRQIASFSGYAFCKAHSASYAVESYQSLYLKTHFPHEFHVAVINNFGGFYRTWVYVNEARRYGATIELPCVNRGRYMTSIKGDVIYLGFVHLKSLEAQVGRHVEAERERYGEFRGLAGFMERVPAGIEQVKILIRCGAFRFTGKTKKELLWEAHFLTSREKKVQFGRKLFDGAVKTYSLPPMDDTSIEDAWDETELLGFPVTMSRFDMLQTSYRGNTVAADLHTGNGGDAQTAASNVAGTGRTSRRAANAPAGKGRIVRIVGDLVATKYVRTVRKEIMQFGCFLDEKGEFFDTVNFPPVLKKYPFTGPGVYLIEGRVTEEFDFPSVEVSKMARLPSRPDPRAG; translated from the coding sequence ATGCTCTATACCGCACGTTCATATTACAGCCTGCGTTACGGCACCATGCCCGTCGAAAAGCTGGTGGAAGAAGCCGGGAAGAGAAATATCGGCGCCCTGGCGCTTACCGATATAAACAACAGCACCGCATGCTTCGACTTTACAGAGCTGTGCATCAAGAGCAACATACAGCCGGTATGCGGCATGGAGTTCAGGTCGGGCGGCCATTACCTCTACACCTGCATCGCGGCCGATGAACGCGGCATGGAGGAGATCAACCGGCATCTGACCAGACACAACCTTGACAACAACCCCCTCTCCTCATCTGCCCCGCCGTTCGACCACGTCTACGTTCTATATGCCCCGGGCAGCGTCCCCGTTTCCCGCCTCAGGGAGAACGAGTACATAGGCATCCGCCCCTGGGAGGCCGGTAAGCTGTGGCCCGCCGAATATCACAAATACAGCAGTAAATTACTGGCTCATTGCCCGGTTGCTTTCGCTTCCGCGGAAGATTACGAATTTCACAGGCACCTGAGGGCAATTGACCGGAACACGCTGCTGGACAAGCTTGAGTCCAGGCACACGGCTAACCGGATGGAGTACTTCCTTTCGCCCAAAGAGCTTAAAAAGATATATGCCAGCAACCCCTCCCTGCTGCTGAACGCTTCTGCCCTGCTTGCACAATGCAGCTTCTCTTTCAATAAATCAACGCCCAAAAACAAACGGACCTTTACGGGAAGCCGTTACGACGACAAGCTGCTGCTGGAGAAACTGGCTCTTGACGGACTAAAATACCGGTACGGAAACGATAAGAAGGCGCTTCAAAGGATACAGGGTGAGCTGGAGGTGATCGACAGGCTCGGCTTCTCGTCATATTTCCTTATCACATGGGATATAATCCGGTATGCCATGTACCGCGGCTTTTACCACGTAGGCAGGGGCAGCGGCGGAAACAGCATCGTGGCCTACTGCCTCAGGATAACCGATATCGACCCGGTGGAGCTGAACCTCTACTTTGAGCGGTTCATAAATCCGCAGAGAACGAGTCCCCCGGACTTCGACATAGATTTTTCGTGGAAAGAGCGTGACGAGGTGCTGGACTACATATTCAAGCGGTACGGCAGGGAGCACACCGCCCTGCTGGGCACGATCAACACCTTCCGCGACAGCTCCATAATACGTGAACTGGGGAAGGTTTACGGGATTCCGAAGAGCGATATTGACCAGCTTGTGGACAGGCCAGGGGATCCGCTGCTGCAGAATGACCTGACAAAGAAGATCTTTGACTACGGACGGCGGATCATCGATTTTCCCAATTACCGGAGCATCCATGCCGGCGGGGTTCTGATATCGGAGGAGCCGATCACCTGCTACACCGCCCTGGATATGCCGCCCAAGGGTTTTCCGACGACGCAATGGGACATGTACGTGGCCGAGGAGATCGGCTTTGAAAAGCTCGACATACTTAGTCAGAGAGGTATAGCGCATATCGGCGAGTGTGTCGATATCGTAAGGGAGAACCGCAACCAGAAGATCGACGTGCACAGGGTAAATGATTTCAAAAAAGATCCGGAAATAAACGAAAGGCTCTACAGGGGCGAAGCGATCGGGTGCTTTTATATCGAGTCGCCGGCCATGAGGGGGTTGCTCAAGAAGCTCAGGTGCAGGGATTATCTGAGACTGGTGGCGGCAAGTTCCATCATCAGGCCGGGGGTGGCAAAGAGCGGGATGATGAAGGAGTATATACACCGTTTTCATAACCCGGATTCGTTCAGCTACCTCCACCCGGTATTTGAGCAGCAGCTTGGCGAGACCTTCGGTATAATGGTGTACCAGGAGGATGTGATTAAGATAGCGCACCATTTCGCGGGACTCGACCTGGCCGATGCCGACATACTGCGCCGGGCCATGTCGGGCAAGTTCCGCTCGCGAAAGGAGTTTGAGCGGATAGAGAACAGCTTTTTCGACAACTGCCGTGAAAGAGGTTACCCCATAGAGCTGACAGCCGAGGTGTGGAGGCAGATAGCCTCCTTCTCCGGCTACGCCTTCTGCAAGGCGCATTCAGCCTCCTACGCGGTGGAGAGCTACCAGAGCCTTTACCTGAAGACCCACTTCCCTCACGAGTTCCATGTGGCGGTGATCAACAACTTCGGGGGGTTCTACCGGACATGGGTATACGTGAACGAGGCCCGGCGGTACGGGGCCACCATAGAACTGCCATGCGTGAACAGGGGGAGGTATATGACGAGCATTAAGGGTGATGTTATTTACCTGGGATTTGTGCACCTCAAAAGTTTGGAGGCACAGGTTGGCAGGCACGTTGAGGCCGAAAGGGAACGGTATGGAGAGTTTCGTGGACTGGCCGGTTTTATGGAGCGGGTGCCGGCAGGCATCGAGCAGGTGAAGATACTGATCCGCTGCGGGGCGTTCCGGTTTACAGGCAAAACCAAAAAGGAGCTGCTGTGGGAGGCTCACTTCCTGACCTCCAGGGAGAAAAAGGTTCAGTTTGGCAGGAAGCTTTTTGACGGGGCCGTAAAAACTTACAGCCTTCCTCCTATGGATGACACCTCTATTGAAGATGCATGGGATGAGACCGAGCTGCTGGGCTTCCCCGTCACCATGTCACGTTTTGATATGCTGCAGACATCCTACAGGGGCAATACCGTGGCGGCCGATCTTCACACCGGTAACGGCGGGGATGCACAAACGGCAGCCAGTAACGTGGCCGGTACCGGCAGGACTTCGCGAAGGGCAGCCAATGCCCCGGCGGGTAAAGGCAGAATAGTGCGAATAGTGGGTGACCTGGTGGCAACCAAGTATGTTCGCACAGTGAGGAAGGAGATCATGCAGTTCGGATGTTTCCTCGATGAGAAGGGCGAATTCTTTGATACTGTGAATTTCCCGCCGGTACTGAAAAAGTACCCCTTTACCGGGCCGGGTGTTTACCTTATCGAGGGACGGGTAACCGAAGAGTTTGACTTTCCCTCCGTCGAGGTAAGCAAGATGGCGCGCCTTCCCTCCCGCCCCGATCCGAGGGCAGGATAA
- a CDS encoding beta-carotene ketolase, producing the protein MYNPTKKDGYMGLAAGLAVMGLWLAGLVIFLQMDLSVVPVYIIIPAMVVQMFLYVGLFITAHDAMHGLVFPQNLSINKLTGTVAVLLYALFPYKKLHTKHWDHHKYPGSEKDPDYHDGKQPGFFSWYLKFMRTYLSWWQVLGMAIIFNILHLGLNIPVANLMLFWAFPALASTLQLFYFGTYLPHREPNGGYTNRHNATSNDYPVLLSFITCYHFGYHLEHHEFPYVQWWKLPKVRKKWNGRVS; encoded by the coding sequence ATGTACAACCCGACAAAAAAGGATGGATACATGGGGCTTGCTGCCGGACTGGCTGTTATGGGCCTCTGGCTGGCGGGACTTGTAATATTTCTGCAGATGGACCTGTCGGTAGTCCCCGTCTACATTATCATACCAGCTATGGTTGTACAGATGTTTCTTTATGTGGGACTGTTCATCACTGCCCACGATGCCATGCATGGCCTGGTTTTTCCTCAAAATCTAAGTATCAATAAATTAACAGGCACTGTTGCCGTACTGTTATACGCGCTGTTCCCCTACAAAAAGCTTCACACAAAACACTGGGACCATCATAAATATCCGGGTAGTGAGAAGGATCCGGATTATCACGACGGGAAACAGCCCGGGTTCTTCAGCTGGTATCTTAAGTTTATGAGAACCTACCTGAGCTGGTGGCAGGTCCTGGGCATGGCAATTATCTTCAATATCCTTCACCTGGGACTGAATATTCCTGTGGCCAACCTTATGCTTTTCTGGGCCTTTCCGGCCCTCGCCAGCACCCTGCAGCTGTTTTATTTCGGCACCTACCTTCCGCACAGGGAACCCAATGGGGGATACACCAACCGCCACAACGCTACAAGTAATGATTACCCGGTTTTATTATCTTTTATAACATGCTACCATTTCGGATACCATCTGGAACACCATGAGTTTCCCTATGTGCAATGGTGGAAACTGCCTAAAGTGAGGAAGAAATGGAACGGCCGGGTTTCCTGA
- a CDS encoding peptidylprolyl isomerase: MTIKENKVVSLTYELRVDDQKGEIVEKVEKNAPLTFLFGRGNLLPDFEANIDGLKKGDPFSFMLEPEKAYGQVSEEAIVDLPKNIFEVDGKIDDNLLKVGNNIPMQDNSGNRLNGIVLEIGGETVKMDFNHPLAGDTLYFEGEVCNIRDATEEEVSHGHVHQGGGTHPCGG, encoded by the coding sequence ATGACTATTAAAGAGAACAAGGTTGTATCGCTTACTTATGAACTCAGGGTTGATGATCAAAAGGGTGAGATCGTCGAAAAAGTTGAAAAGAACGCACCTCTTACATTTCTTTTTGGCCGCGGAAATCTGTTGCCCGATTTTGAGGCCAACATTGACGGCTTGAAAAAGGGAGATCCTTTCAGCTTCATGCTTGAACCTGAAAAGGCATACGGACAGGTTTCAGAAGAGGCAATCGTCGACCTCCCCAAGAACATTTTTGAAGTGGATGGTAAGATTGACGATAATCTCCTTAAGGTCGGAAACAATATACCGATGCAGGATAACAGCGGAAACAGGCTGAATGGAATAGTGCTTGAAATTGGAGGCGAGACGGTAAAGATGGATTTCAACCATCCTCTTGCAGGCGACACTCTCTATTTTGAAGGCGAGGTCTGCAATATCAGGGATGCAACCGAGGAAGAGGTCAGTCACGGACATGTGCACCAGGGTGGCGGGACCCATCCATGCGGCGGATAA
- a CDS encoding cold-shock protein: MKGKVKWFDSAKGYGFIQTEEGNDVFVHYTGIEREGFRVLEEGQEVEFEISEGKRGPQATNVKTAE; the protein is encoded by the coding sequence ATGAAAGGCAAAGTTAAATGGTTTGATTCAGCCAAAGGCTACGGGTTCATTCAAACCGAAGAAGGTAACGACGTATTTGTTCATTACACAGGTATTGAGCGTGAAGGCTTCAGGGTTCTGGAGGAAGGCCAGGAGGTTGAGTTCGAAATATCTGAAGGTAAAAGAGGCCCCCAGGCCACTAACGTTAAAACTGCTGAATAG
- the buk gene encoding butyrate kinase, giving the protein MENIRILAINPGSTSTKIAVYNNTKSAFLKNIKHSASDLGSFRNIASQFEFRKKHILDELDDAGIEIESLNAVIGRGGLIKPIPSGVYEVNKAMIRDLKKGIQGEHASNLGGLIANDIAMTIPAARSFIADPVVVDEMQDVARITGHPLFERRSIFHALNHKAIGRIHAESIDSEYDKLNLIIAHLGGGISVGAHKQGRVIDVNNALDGEGPFSPERTGTLPAGCLARTCFDDNYTHDDVKKMITGHGGLMAYFNTNDAYEIEIRAGDGDPKAVLIQNAMAYQTGKEIGAMSAVLKGRVHAIILTGGMAHNPTLVSYIKDMVSYIAPVIIYPGEDEMKALAMNALMVMTGKIKPKVYS; this is encoded by the coding sequence ATGGAAAACATCAGGATACTGGCTATAAATCCGGGGTCAACATCAACCAAGATAGCAGTTTATAATAATACTAAATCTGCGTTCCTGAAAAACATCAAGCATTCAGCTTCTGATCTTGGAAGTTTCAGGAATATCGCCAGCCAGTTTGAATTCAGGAAAAAACATATACTGGATGAATTAGATGATGCCGGGATTGAAATTGAAAGCCTGAATGCAGTGATTGGCCGTGGCGGACTGATAAAGCCGATACCATCGGGGGTATATGAGGTTAACAAGGCGATGATCAGGGACCTGAAAAAGGGGATTCAGGGAGAACATGCAAGTAACCTGGGCGGATTGATAGCAAATGATATCGCCATGACAATACCGGCTGCCCGCTCCTTTATTGCCGACCCGGTCGTGGTCGATGAGATGCAGGATGTTGCCAGGATAACAGGTCACCCCCTGTTTGAACGCCGGTCCATCTTTCACGCCTTAAACCACAAGGCAATAGGGAGAATACATGCCGAATCGATCGACAGCGAATACGATAAATTAAATCTCATAATCGCTCACCTTGGTGGCGGAATATCTGTGGGCGCTCATAAGCAGGGAAGGGTGATTGATGTCAATAATGCCCTTGACGGAGAGGGGCCTTTTTCGCCGGAAAGAACAGGCACGTTGCCGGCCGGATGCCTTGCCAGGACCTGCTTTGATGATAACTACACCCACGATGACGTAAAGAAGATGATTACCGGCCACGGTGGATTGATGGCCTATTTCAATACCAATGACGCCTATGAAATTGAAATCAGGGCAGGGGACGGAGATCCTAAAGCTGTTCTGATTCAGAATGCAATGGCCTACCAGACAGGAAAGGAGATAGGAGCTATGTCAGCCGTACTCAAGGGGAGGGTGCACGCAATCATCCTCACCGGTGGTATGGCTCATAACCCAACCCTTGTGTCATACATCAAGGATATGGTTTCTTATATTGCACCTGTGATTATTTATCCTGGTGAGGATGAGATGAAAGCTCTGGCTATGAATGCGCTCATGGTTATGACAGGTAAAATCAAACCAAAGGTATACAGCTGA
- a CDS encoding phosphate butyryltransferase: MSIASPEQILNLARSGSRQHLVAAWAIDEHSLSAISQALSMGVVDATVVGDKRTIEKVCHENGIEANDLSIIDNPDETSSMNEAVDLINRQQGSFLMKGNLSTDKYMRAILNKEKGLMNPGAVLSHVTVLKMVNYHKLLVIGDVAIIPLPDLKQKVAIANYLIRTAHALGTDNPKLAVLAATEQVLPGMQACTDAALLSKMAERGQIRGAVVDGPLSMDLAISSEAARIKGVESEVAGDADCILFPNIESGNVFYKLNALAGSAGQAAMLVGARVPAVLSSRGDSTKTKLYSIALAATLAK, from the coding sequence ATGTCAATTGCAAGTCCGGAACAGATCCTGAATCTCGCCAGGTCAGGTTCAAGACAGCACCTTGTTGCAGCCTGGGCAATAGACGAGCATTCCTTGTCAGCCATCAGCCAGGCTTTAAGCATGGGGGTTGTCGACGCAACTGTTGTCGGTGATAAAAGGACCATTGAGAAAGTCTGCCATGAAAATGGCATAGAGGCAAATGATCTCAGTATAATCGACAATCCCGATGAAACATCTTCCATGAATGAGGCTGTTGATCTTATTAACAGGCAGCAGGGCAGCTTTTTGATGAAAGGCAACCTCAGCACCGACAAGTATATGCGCGCCATACTGAACAAGGAAAAGGGGCTGATGAATCCCGGTGCAGTACTCAGCCATGTTACCGTTCTTAAAATGGTAAATTACCATAAGCTTCTTGTAATTGGAGATGTTGCCATTATACCCTTACCGGATCTGAAGCAGAAAGTGGCAATTGCAAATTATCTTATCAGGACAGCACATGCTTTGGGTACAGATAATCCCAAACTTGCAGTTCTTGCGGCAACAGAGCAGGTATTGCCAGGAATGCAGGCATGTACAGATGCTGCATTATTAAGCAAAATGGCAGAGAGGGGACAGATCAGAGGTGCCGTTGTTGACGGCCCGCTTTCCATGGACCTGGCAATAAGCAGTGAGGCAGCCAGGATAAAGGGCGTAGAAAGTGAAGTTGCCGGTGATGCGGATTGCATACTTTTCCCCAACATCGAATCGGGTAATGTTTTTTATAAGCTCAATGCCCTGGCCGGTTCTGCCGGGCAGGCAGCCATGCTTGTTGGTGCAAGAGTTCCTGCCGTCCTCTCTTCAAGAGGTGACAGCACAAAAACAAAACTTTATTCAATAGCCCTTGCTGCAACTCTTGCAAAGTGA
- a CDS encoding acetate kinase has translation MKIMVLNCGSSSIKYQLFNMESKDVLAKGIVEKIGLKGSFMKLEKQSGEKCRFEGEILDHQIGIEYVLGVLTSKKHGCLKNLDEIEAVGHRVVQGGEKFTDSVFIDDMVFGEIEKYCDLAPLHNPANIKGIVAMKTLIPGIRQVAVFDTSFHQTMPDYAYMYGIPYSLYTKYGIRRYGYHGTSHRFVAKKACDFLGVDIKTRKIISCHLGNGASVTAIDKGKSVDTSMGFTPVEGLIMGTRTGDLDLGVLTYILDKEAVPLSSINTIINKQSGMLGVTGISSDMREIELEADKGNKRAILGLQMYDYRVRKYIGAYAAALGGVDILIFTGGIGENADTTRRGVASDLGFLGLELDDAINTGLRETTKVISTKDSKGTIIVVTTDEELVIAEDTQRIINEIS, from the coding sequence ATGAAGATAATGGTTCTGAACTGCGGAAGTTCATCGATCAAATACCAGCTTTTCAATATGGAAAGCAAAGACGTTCTGGCAAAGGGGATTGTTGAAAAGATAGGACTCAAAGGGTCTTTCATGAAACTCGAGAAGCAGTCCGGCGAAAAATGCAGATTCGAGGGTGAAATCCTCGATCATCAGATCGGTATTGAATATGTACTGGGTGTTCTTACAAGTAAAAAGCATGGGTGCCTTAAAAACCTTGATGAGATTGAAGCCGTTGGGCACAGGGTTGTACAGGGCGGAGAGAAGTTCACTGACAGCGTTTTTATTGACGACATGGTTTTCGGAGAAATAGAGAAATACTGCGACCTTGCACCATTGCACAATCCGGCGAACATAAAGGGTATTGTTGCAATGAAAACACTTATTCCCGGCATACGGCAGGTTGCAGTATTTGATACGTCCTTCCATCAAACAATGCCCGATTATGCTTATATGTACGGGATACCTTATTCACTCTATACGAAATACGGTATAAGGCGATATGGATACCATGGTACAAGTCACCGGTTCGTTGCAAAGAAGGCCTGTGACTTCCTGGGAGTTGACATAAAGACCAGGAAGATCATATCTTGCCATCTTGGAAACGGTGCATCTGTAACCGCTATCGACAAAGGGAAGTCAGTTGATACCTCAATGGGGTTTACGCCTGTTGAAGGTTTGATCATGGGAACCCGTACCGGGGATCTTGACCTTGGTGTTCTGACATATATTCTCGACAAGGAGGCGGTACCTCTTAGTTCTATAAATACGATAATCAACAAGCAGAGCGGAATGCTTGGTGTAACAGGGATATCATCAGATATGCGCGAAATCGAGCTTGAAGCTGATAAAGGAAACAAAAGAGCCATTCTCGGACTGCAGATGTATGATTACAGGGTCAGAAAATATATTGGAGCCTACGCAGCCGCGCTGGGTGGTGTTGACATACTAATATTCACAGGAGGTATAGGTGAAAATGCAGACACAACAAGGAGGGGAGTTGCATCGGATCTTGGGTTTCTGGGACTTGAACTGGATGATGCAATCAATACCGGTTTGCGTGAAACAACCAAAGTTATCAGTACCAAGGATTCTAAAGGAACGATTATAGTTGTAACTACCGACGAAGAGCTTGTCATCGCTGAAGACACGCAGCGTATCATAAACGAGATTAGTTAA
- a CDS encoding 3-hydroxyacyl-CoA dehydrogenase family protein: protein MAETKIEPIEQYGLSKKDRPKTLFSKVGIVGCGSVGQAIARIISCRGIEVVFIELSEELIRQAIDSISCQLDRMIQRWGMTPGEKRSIMSRIKGTMDYGELSDCDLVIEAILSKSRDSSVGMRKEVFRKIEKHVSPETIIATNSTTLVITELSAELEHNERCVSLHFSTTSPDSGILEVARGLHTSDEAYEKVLTFGKLLSKVVIPVEESPGLISVRLLVVLINEACQILSENVAAKEDIDLTLSSSLDTKQGPFEMADRIGLDRVLRYMDNLYSEFGDIKYKANPIIKRLVRANQLGRKTGRGFYGYDENGNRIKT, encoded by the coding sequence ATGGCTGAAACTAAGATAGAACCAATAGAACAATACGGTCTAAGTAAAAAAGACAGACCAAAAACCCTTTTCTCGAAGGTTGGTATTGTTGGCTGTGGAAGCGTTGGCCAGGCCATTGCAAGGATAATCAGCTGCCGGGGTATTGAGGTGGTTTTTATTGAGCTTTCCGAAGAACTCATCAGGCAGGCGATCGATTCCATCAGCTGCCAACTGGACAGGATGATCCAGCGCTGGGGAATGACGCCAGGGGAAAAGCGCAGCATAATGTCCCGTATTAAAGGCACAATGGATTATGGAGAGTTATCGGACTGTGATCTGGTAATAGAAGCAATATTATCTAAATCAAGGGACAGCAGCGTGGGAATGAGAAAAGAGGTTTTCAGGAAGATAGAAAAGCATGTAAGTCCGGAAACCATCATTGCAACAAATTCAACCACCCTGGTTATAACTGAATTGTCAGCCGAGCTTGAACATAATGAACGCTGTGTAAGCCTCCATTTTTCGACCACTTCGCCGGACTCGGGAATACTCGAAGTTGCAAGGGGGCTCCATACCTCAGACGAAGCATACGAAAAGGTCCTGACTTTTGGAAAACTCCTCAGCAAAGTTGTAATTCCGGTTGAGGAATCTCCCGGACTTATTTCGGTACGGCTTCTGGTTGTTCTGATCAATGAGGCATGCCAGATACTTTCAGAAAATGTTGCTGCAAAAGAGGATATCGATCTGACACTTAGCAGTAGCTTAGACACCAAACAGGGCCCGTTTGAGATGGCCGACCGCATTGGCCTGGACCGGGTTCTGAGATACATGGACAACTTATACAGTGAGTTCGGTGATATAAAGTATAAGGCAAATCCGATCATAAAGAGGCTTGTCAGGGCTAACCAGCTTGGAAGAAAGACAGGTAGAGGATTTTATGGATATGATGAGAACGGGAACAGGATAAAAACATGA
- a CDS encoding phosphate acetyltransferase — translation MNLLERIKLGAKKHNKRIVLPEGFDERTLKAADVLLSEQIAQITILGNPDKIKAEARELGLDNIEKSTIIDPLNHPDKDRYIAMMVELRKNKGLTEAEAGKLIEDPLYLATMMIKAGDADGEVAGAANSTGDVLRPAFQFVKTRPGISVVSGAFIMILKDKEYGEEGLLVFADCAVHPDPTEKELAEIAVATAGTTRAIVGIEPRIAMLSFSTKGSASHPMVDKVVNATRIASEMAPDLQIEGELQADAAIVDAIGKSKAPGSKIAGNANVLIFPNLECGNIAYKLVQRLAGAEAIGPVLQGMAAPINDLSRGCSVSDIVNLVAITANQAAGN, via the coding sequence ATGAATTTACTTGAAAGAATCAAGCTTGGAGCCAAAAAACATAACAAGCGAATAGTTTTACCGGAAGGTTTTGATGAAAGAACCCTCAAGGCGGCTGACGTTTTACTGTCCGAACAGATAGCACAGATAACAATCCTGGGCAACCCTGATAAAATAAAAGCTGAAGCACGTGAACTGGGACTAGATAATATTGAAAAATCAACGATTATTGATCCTCTCAACCATCCTGACAAGGACCGTTACATTGCAATGATGGTTGAATTAAGGAAAAATAAGGGTCTTACAGAAGCTGAAGCCGGAAAGCTTATAGAAGACCCCCTCTATTTGGCAACCATGATGATAAAAGCTGGCGATGCAGACGGTGAGGTGGCCGGTGCTGCAAACTCAACCGGCGATGTATTGAGGCCGGCTTTCCAGTTTGTAAAAACCCGTCCTGGTATTAGCGTGGTTTCAGGAGCGTTTATCATGATATTGAAAGACAAGGAGTATGGTGAGGAAGGGTTGCTGGTATTTGCCGACTGTGCAGTTCATCCCGATCCGACTGAGAAAGAACTTGCCGAGATAGCCGTTGCCACTGCCGGAACTACCAGGGCGATCGTCGGAATTGAGCCCAGAATAGCAATGCTGAGTTTTAGTACCAAGGGGAGCGCCAGTCATCCGATGGTTGACAAAGTAGTGAATGCAACCCGGATTGCCTCAGAAATGGCCCCGGATCTTCAGATTGAAGGCGAGTTACAGGCTGATGCCGCGATTGTTGATGCGATCGGGAAGAGCAAGGCTCCGGGCAGCAAAATAGCCGGCAATGCCAATGTGCTGATATTCCCAAATCTGGAGTGCGGCAATATAGCCTACAAGCTTGTCCAGAGACTCGCCGGTGCTGAAGCAATTGGTCCGGTACTCCAGGGTATGGCAGCACCCATAAACGATCTCTCAAGGGGATGTTCAGTAAGTGATATTGTTAATCTGGTTGCAATTACCGCAAACCAGGCAGCAGGAAATTAA